The nucleotide sequence CCCTGCTTTCGGTTTCTCCACGATGGTACGGAACGGATCGACGGCAAGGAGATGGAGCTGATATCCCACTCCTTTGGTAATATTGATCAGAGCTCCCTGTACGATATCTGGAACAGCCGGGAGTATATCTGGTTTCGTATTTCGGTCTCCCAAAGCTTTTACCCATCCTGTACCGACTGCACCTTGAAAGCCGGATGCGAATACCTGCGGGACAGCTCCGGAAACTGCTGGGGGCTTGCCCCCAGTTGCGGCAACTGCCTGTGGGCCCGGCAAATAGTTGTTTGTCCCTGAAATACTGCCCCTGAACTGTACTGTGAAGAAAAGTTTGACAAGTCCCTGGGGAGAGAGTACAATTCCGCTATCTAAATAAAGGTAGCTCCCCGAGCCTGTAGACCTGGAGGGAAAAACTCTATACTTCCTATGGTCGAAGGACGTCAGGGTGCAGGGGAAACCCTGTTACCTCCCGTGTTTGGAAAGGAGAGCACCCCCACATTTTGGAGGTGCTATGAAACTGACCGACGCGATCCTTTTACGAATTAATCTTTCCGACCACACAAGCCGCGAGGAACCTATCGATGAAGCTTTGCTGAAGGCTTACCTAGGAGGAAGGGGGCTTGCCTCAAAGTATCTGGTCGACGAGGTAGATCCCAAGGTCGATGCTTTATCGCCGGAAAACAAATTGATCTTTGCCTGCGGACTGATGACCGGATCCAGCGCTCCCACCGCCGGAAGGTACATGGTGGTGACAAAAAGTCCCCTGACAGGAACAATTGCCTGTTCCAACTCGGGAGGTATATGGGGCGCGGTTTTGCGGAAGACCGGTTATACCATGATCATTCTTGAGGGAAAGAGCGATAAGCCGATCTATATCTCTGTTTACGACAATAATGTGGAGTTCAAGGATGCCGCCCATCTCTGGGGAAAGAGAACCGGAGAGACCACCGATATCCTTCTTGACGAGGTGGGGGAGAAACGCGCACGGGTAGCATGTATAGGTCCTGCAGGGGAAAATCTCTCCGAAATTGCCTGTATCATTAACGATAAACACCGGGCGCCGGGACGCAGCGGAGTCGGCGCCGTCATGGGATCAAAGAACCTCAAGGCTGTGGTGGTCAAGGGAAGCAATACCATCGATTTTACCGACAAGAGCGCTTTTACCTCCGCAGTGAAAGATAAGATCGACAAGATCAAAGCCCATCCGGTAACAAGCGAGGGGCTTCCTGCTCTTGGGACCAAGGTGCTCGATAACATAATCAACCAGGGGGGGCTCTATCCTACCCGTAATTTCCAGTCTGCCACCTTTGAAGGGGTTGATGAGGTTTCCGGTGAGGCGCTGGTAAAGAAGGGCTACCTCAAGAGCAATACCGCCTGTTTTGCCTGTCCTATCGGCTGCGCCCGGGATGTGGAGCTGCCCAACGGTATACGGATGGAGGGCCCTGAATATGAAACAGGCTGGGCCTTCGGCGCCCACTGCGGGGTGAATGATCTCCTTGCCATTTGCGAAGCCAACTTTCTGTGCAACGATCTTGGAATTGATACCATCAGTGCCGGTGTTACTGTGGGAACCGCCATGGAGCTTTACGAGAAGGGCTTTATTCCTGCGGATGATCTGGAGGATGGCCCCGAGCTGAAGTTCGGCAGCTCCGAGTCGGTGGTTTACTGGACCAACAGGCTTGGCAGGGTGGAAGGCAAACTGGGAAAGCTTATGGCAAAGGGTTCCTACCGGATGGCGGAGCACTACGGCCACCCTGAATTCTCCATGTCGGTAAAGAAGCAGGAGCTTCCTGCCTACGATCCCCGGGGAGTTCAGGGCCATGGACTGCAGTATGCAACCAGTAACCGGGGCGGCTGTCACGTCAGGGGCTATATGATCAGCCCCGAAGTACTTGGTGTGCCGGAGAAGCTGGACACACAGGAGTTAAAAGGAAAACCGAAGTGGGTTATCACCTTTCAGGACCTTACCGCAGTAATCGATTCGGCCGGTCTCTGCCTCTTTACCTCCTTCGCCCTGGGACTTGAAGACTATGCCGACCTGATTAACGCTTCCACAGGATTCAAGCTGTCACCGGAGGAGACACTGAAGATAGGATCAAGGATCTGGAACCTGGAGAGGGTTTTTAACATGGCTGCAGGAATCGATCCTTCCCAGGACACCCTGCCGAAGCGGATGTTCGAACCCCTGTCCGACGGTCCTCAGAAAGGGGCGGTCCATCAGCTTCCAAAACTGCTCCCCGAATACTATGAGCTTCGGGGTTGGAATACCGACGGAACCATTCCTGAATCAACCCTTAAGGATCTTGGTATTGTTTAATGCTCCGAGTCAGATTTTTTACCCTTCTCCAGCTCCTTCTTAACAAGAAGGAGCTGGAGCTTTCATTTATTCCCGGCGAAACAATTGGGGAGCTTCTTTCCAGGGTCCAGCAACAGATAGATACTCCATTTCTCCATAAACTGCTGGAAGAATCCGGGGGGATGAAGACCGGTACGATTATCATGATAAACGGGCGCCATGTTTTTCATCTGGATAAGGTGAATACCCTGCTCTCCGAGGGGGATGAGGTAGCCCTCTTTCCACCCGGGGGCGGAGGTTAAAAAACGTGAAGATACTTTACGAAAAAGAAACCCTTAATAATACCTCTCCATAATTGCGTCAATCGTGCCATCGTCCCGCATTGCCTGCAAGGCGGCGGCAAAATCCTCAGTCCTGTCTGCAAGATAAGAACGCTTACTGATCAGGGGATAAAAAGACGACTCTTCAACCAGACCATCGGTAATAATGATCCGGCGCTCCAAACCGGCAGCGCGTAAACTATCTGTAACTAAAAGAGGATCATCAACAAGTATGTCTCCGCGGCGGGCATACAGCATCCGATACATGCCCTCAACAGATGTGGCTTCCAGCACCGGGATGCCAATATCCTCCAGGCGTGTATTGGCCCAGCTGTTACCGATATACGAAATTACTGTAAACCGTGCCTGCAGTATTTCCGCGATACTGCGGATATCATGCATTTCATGTATGCGGAGATGATCGAGATAGGTATAAATCCGGTATTGCTTGATCCAGATCGGTGCGTTCACCAGCCTGGCATATTCCAGCCGGGCCGGGGTGGGAATGGTGGTCATGAGGTCTGCTTCGCCTTGTTTGACCAAAGCCTGGCAGCGCATCCACGGCAGGACACTGATCCGCAGACTCAAGCCGAGGCGATTCTCAACTGCTTCGCGGATGATGTCGACGAAAAAGCCGGCAGGCTGCCCCTGATTATCAAGGTAGTTGGCAGGCCGATACTCCTGAAACACATAGTGTACTTCCTGGGACAGAGCCAGGTCCGGGAGCAGTGTCAGAAGAATGAGGATCAATACTATACGAAGCAGCTGACCTCTCATGGTATTAAAGTATAAGTACTAAGCGGCTAAAATCAAATTTCCTCAAATAACGGACGATAGTTACAGGTCTTCGCCTGCCCGTTTATCCGGAAATCCCTTTGTACCGATCCTGGGAGCACAAAGATGCCAGGGAAAGGTGTTCTGCAGACAGTCCTGTCTTCCGGTTTATTGTTTCAGTAATAAAGATTTTATTCTTGTTGATAATCCTTATGGAAGACAATAAGATTAGATTAAAGGATACCTAAGGGGAAATTTATGTCAGAGTCCGATCAGACATTATCTGATAAAGCAATTCT is from Marispirochaeta sp. and encodes:
- a CDS encoding aldehyde ferredoxin oxidoreductase family protein encodes the protein MKLTDAILLRINLSDHTSREEPIDEALLKAYLGGRGLASKYLVDEVDPKVDALSPENKLIFACGLMTGSSAPTAGRYMVVTKSPLTGTIACSNSGGIWGAVLRKTGYTMIILEGKSDKPIYISVYDNNVEFKDAAHLWGKRTGETTDILLDEVGEKRARVACIGPAGENLSEIACIINDKHRAPGRSGVGAVMGSKNLKAVVVKGSNTIDFTDKSAFTSAVKDKIDKIKAHPVTSEGLPALGTKVLDNIINQGGLYPTRNFQSATFEGVDEVSGEALVKKGYLKSNTACFACPIGCARDVELPNGIRMEGPEYETGWAFGAHCGVNDLLAICEANFLCNDLGIDTISAGVTVGTAMELYEKGFIPADDLEDGPELKFGSSESVVYWTNRLGRVEGKLGKLMAKGSYRMAEHYGHPEFSMSVKKQELPAYDPRGVQGHGLQYATSNRGGCHVRGYMISPEVLGVPEKLDTQELKGKPKWVITFQDLTAVIDSAGLCLFTSFALGLEDYADLINASTGFKLSPEETLKIGSRIWNLERVFNMAAGIDPSQDTLPKRMFEPLSDGPQKGAVHQLPKLLPEYYELRGWNTDGTIPESTLKDLGIV
- a CDS encoding MoaD family protein, whose translation is MLRVRFFTLLQLLLNKKELELSFIPGETIGELLSRVQQQIDTPFLHKLLEESGGMKTGTIIMINGRHVFHLDKVNTLLSEGDEVALFPPGGGG
- a CDS encoding transporter substrate-binding domain-containing protein codes for the protein MRGQLLRIVLILILLTLLPDLALSQEVHYVFQEYRPANYLDNQGQPAGFFVDIIREAVENRLGLSLRISVLPWMRCQALVKQGEADLMTTIPTPARLEYARLVNAPIWIKQYRIYTYLDHLRIHEMHDIRSIAEILQARFTVISYIGNSWANTRLEDIGIPVLEATSVEGMYRMLYARRGDILVDDPLLVTDSLRAAGLERRIIITDGLVEESSFYPLISKRSYLADRTEDFAAALQAMRDDGTIDAIMERYY